The following nucleotide sequence is from Deltaproteobacteria bacterium HGW-Deltaproteobacteria-6.
GAATATGTGACGGCATGCCAAAAGGGCGATACGGAGGCTTTTTCCGTGCTGGTTGGAAGGCATTCGAAGAAAATGCTGAACATCGCTTACCGGATGCTGGGCGATTATGACGAGGCCTGTGATGTCACGCAGGAGGCTTTTCTGGCTGCTTTCCGGGCCATCGGCAAGTTTAAAGAAGAAGCAAGGTTTTCCACGTGGCTGTACCGGATAGTGGTTAATTACACGAAGAACAGACTCAAACAGCGTCAGAGCCTGTCGCGGCATGACGGTCCTTCGCAAGATGAAACAGCGGATGGTCCGGGCAATTGCGCGGTTTGTCTTGCCGCGGCAAGCGGAGGCCACCCCGGCGAGCTGCTGGAGCGCCGCGAGCTTGAGGCCCAGGTGCAGAAATGCATCTCCGCGCTTGCGGAAGATTATCGGGAAGTGCTGGTGATGCGCGATATTCAGGGATTCTCCTATGAAGAGATTCAGGATGTTTTGCGGATTCCCGACGGGACCGTGAAATCCCGGCTGTCGCGCGCTCGGATGGCGATGAAAGATTGCCTTAAAAAAATCATGGGTGATTTATGAAAAAATGTCAGGACATCGAAAATCTTCTACCTCTTTACCCGGAGGGCGTTTTATCCGATGCGGAAAAGCGCGCCGTAGAAGAACATCTGGCCGGTTGTACAGAGTGCCGGAAGGAACTGGCCTGTCTGCAAAAAGCAGGTCAGATGGTGGACAACCTTCCTGCCGTGGAAGAACCGCCCTGGTTTCAACAAAAAATCATGGCGCGCGTGCGCGAAGAAGCCGATAAAAAAAGCTTTGCGCGGAAATGGTTTTATCCGCTCAGGATTAAAATTCCCGTGCAGATCATGGCAACGATTGTTATTGCGGTGCTGGCCGTTTACCTTTACCGGGCAGGCGACGAACAGGTGAAACAAATTTTGCCGGGTGCTCCGATGCCCGCTGTGGAAATGCAAAAAGAACAGCCACCGGCGCAGATGCCGCAGGCTGAAGATGCGGCTGCAACCGTTTCCCGAAAAAGGGTTGTTGCGCGGGAAGATAAAAAACAGGATCAGCAGGCGGTCGGGGGGACCGCCGCAAGAGGCGCCGCGCAAAAGACAGAGGCGGCAGAGAGCGCAGCCGGGGCCGCTCGCGAAACCAGTGATTACAAAACAAAAGGGTTGGCGGAAAGCAAAGATGAAGGTTACCCGGCGCTTCAGGCGAAACAGAATGGGATGGATACCGTCAAAGCACGGATGGCGGATCAGGAGAAAAAAACGGATGATCGTGTTTTGCCTGATGCAGCAAAAAAGAAGGAATCTTATAAAATGGCCGCGCCTGCCATGCCCCGGCCGATGGCGTCATCCGCAGCCCTTTCGCCGCGGGCCAGAGTTGTCTTGCGGGTTGGCAATCCGGATGTCGCGGCGTTGGACGTCGAGAAACTCATGGCTCAATATGATGCCCGAAATATCTCAAAGCAGCCGTCGGATGACGGTATCAGTATCCGGGCTGAAATATCCGGCAGGCATTGGAAAGATGTTCTCGCAAAATTAAAAGCAATGGGGCAGGTGCGGGAAATGACACCGCCCGCCGATCCCGGCGACCGGATCATCGGTGTGACAATAGATATATCGGGACGATAAGCCGTTGTAGAATGAGTTTAACCAATGTTCGGCGCGTCAATCCCGATTCTGATCAAGACCTGTCATCGATTTTGCCGGAGACAAAACGGGCCAGGCTCTGTGCCTGATATTTTATTTGACAAATAAAACCATTCTTTTTATAGTTTCGCCGTCCGGCAATCATCCGCATATTTGAAACAGCAATTCAGAGAATCAGAGCATCTCGTCTGCGGGCAAAAATATTGAAAGGAGAAAGCAATGAAAGAAAAGCTGATTTTAATCGGAGTCTTGATCACGTTAATGGTTTGTGCGGGATTGTCTTTGGCAGCCGAAAAAGGGAAGGCGGCCAAACAGAAAGTCGTTCCGGGAACAATACTCTATGTGTGCAATTGCGGCGCCGATTGCCAGTGCGATACGGCATCCACGAAGCCCGGGAATTGTAAGTGCGGGAAAAAACTTTTGCCGATGCACGTCCTCAAAATAGAGGGCGATGAAGCGATTTTGTGTACATGCGGCAAAAAATGCGCGTGCAAGTTCAACGCGGCAGACCCCTCTAAATGCGGTTGCGGTCAACCGGTCAAGAAAGTAAGTTTGAAGGGGTTGTATGCCTGTCGCTGCGGCGAAGGCTGTGTCTGTAATACGATTTCGGACAAGCCCGGAAAATGCAAATGCGGCAATGAATTGAAAAAAGTAGGGTAATCGGAATCACGTCGCTTTGAATTCCGCTGCGCGGTCATTACACCGATCGGAAAAAAAGAAGAACCCGCTGGATTATTTCCAGGCGGGTTTTTTTCTGATCTGCGACGACTTGACATTGCTGCCCGATGTGTTGCTCACGCTGCCGGTTTTCGATTGAAGAAACGCCGGGTAAAGCGCGAAAAACGCCGGGACAGAGGCAGGGAAGCGTTGATCGTTTCCAGCGCGCCGCGGGCGGCATTCTCGCCGATTCCGACAAGGTCCTTGGACCGGCTGAAATCCGTCCAGTGAAGATCTCCGACGGCCGGGCGGATAACAACATCAGCATTTTGAAGCTCGGCTGCTTCCAGGGCGTTGGCTGTAATTTCGCCGGCCCGGTATAAAACATCTTTAGCCGTTTCGATGCCGGCGCCTGCCGGCAGATCCCGGTCCACCATGACGGCGATGACGACGTCCGCTCCGGCGGTGCGCGCCGCATGAACGGGGACAAGGCTGGTTACGCCGCCATCGGCCAGAAGCCATTCGCCCAGACGGATGGGCTCACACGCTCCGGGAACAGAGCTGCTGGCCAGCACCGCCTGCCTGAGCGGGCCTTCGTCTAAAACAATTTGTTTGCCGGTAATCAGATCCGTAGATACGGCGCGAAAGAGAATGCGCGTGTCACGGATATCGATATCAGGCAGCAGGTGATTGATGAGTGCCTGGAAATCTTCAGCGGGAAGGATGGAAGGCTTGAATAACGCACGAACCAGATAATACTGATTTCTGGCAAAGATTTGGGCTTTCTGTAAAAAACTTTTCGGTCCCGGTGAAAACGACATACCGATGGACTTGATGGCTGATTCCTCAAATTCAGCGCTCGTGAGGTAGGCATCCACTTTTGCCGTGATCTCCCGGGGTGTCATCCCGACCGCATAGGCGCCTCCGATCAACGCACCCGCGCTGGTGCCCACAATCAGGTCGACGGCAATACCTTCCTGTTCCAGAACGTTGAGAACGCCGATATGAGCCAGGCCGCGGACACCGCCGCCGCCCAGGGCAAGACCAACTTTTTTCCCGGTCCATCTCATGGCATGTTATTCTCCGTTGCCCTGATGAATATTACAATCTTTTTATCAATGCCGCTTCCGTATGTCAATGGGGGAGCGTCGGCATTTAATGATGCAGATTTGACGAGATTAAAGATAACGGGCTCGCTTGATGGTTGTAACCTGAGCGGTGCAAACCTGGTCAGGGCAAACCTGAGCGGCGCCACATGGACAGATGGTTTGAAATGCAAAGCGGTGTCCACCGGCAGATGCAATAAATAAAAATATCTGTGTCCGCTATTTTGCCTCCGTATCTCCGATCAGTAACATCTGTTGATGCAACTGCTGAAACGCCATGCTGAGGGCCACGGCTGCAGCGGGCAGGCTTCAGACGTTGACGGGTAGGTATTTTTGCACAATTGCAACGTGGGGCATGGTGAAAATAAATCAAAGTTAGGCAGGCATCTGGGGAATTCCTGCAGTAAGGGTTGCTGAATGGAACAGGAGATCGACACAATCCCCAACTGATTCCCGCTTGCGTCCTTGCATCTGAATGTAGCATCACTGCATTGAGCCATCGCCGGACTCCAACTGAAAACGGCTACAATAACAATAAACAAGTACAACAATAATTTTTTCATATCCTTTTCTCCTTTACAATAAGCAAATGGGCGGCTGGATGTCCGCAAGTTTGTCGCCCTCATATAAAACTTTTTCCAGAAAAAGACCGGAAGGCGGCGCGGTAAAACGGGCGGGAGCATCGGAAAAGGTTTGGAGCATCTGCTCCAGTTCCCTGGTTGTGACATTGCCGCGTCCGGCTTCAACGGTCATGCCCACGATGCGCCGCACCATTTTCCACAGAAAATGAGAGCCGGCCACGCGCAGGGCGATGAGATTGCCGAATTCCTTGAGCGCTACGGATTCGATATCCACCTGCGTCGATGTGTCCTTGTCCATTCTCTTGTCGGCGAAAGAGGAAAAATCATGAAATCCCTGAAAAACGTCAAGGGCCTGCCGCATCTTGCCGATATGAAGTTTGTCTTTGACCCACCAGACGTATTTCTTGCCGAAGGCGGTGCGCCTCGCGGCAATCAGATACAGATAGCTGCGGCTGACGGCTGAGTGGCGGGCATGAAAGCGCGGGTGGGCGTTTTCTAAAGATAAAAGATTGATGCCGGCCGGGAGAAGATCGTTCATCCCGATCCGCAGGGTTTCGCAATTGAGTTTGCGGGCGCATTCCAGATGGGCCACCTGTCCCAGCGCGTGCACACCGGCATCGGTGCGCCCCGCCCCCTGAATGTCCAGCCAATGGGCATCCGGTGGCTTGTCCGCCGGATGCCGGTCCCGCGCATGGGAGCGCGCCTCTTCCTTGCCGCGGTATGCTTTTGACGGCGCATGGGTAACAGACGGAATGTTCAGAAATTTCTGGGCGGCATCGATCAGCGTGCCCTGAATGCTTTTCGCGTTTTTCTGAGCCTGCCAGCCGCTGTAGTTGGTGCCGTCGTATTCCAGAACAATTTTATATTTATTCACTTGGATGGTTTCTCCGGGGTGACGGGCGACAGGATATTCATGGCGGAAATATTGTCGAGCAAAGAGCCTGACGCCGAATCAATATCTCTTAGTTCCTGTCCCGGTTGCAGGGTTGTAATCACCGCCTGTCCGATGATTTTCCGCCCCTCGCGGCCGGCCAGATCTTTTGTCCGGATACCCCAGATATTATGAAAAATAAGCGCCCGGCCGTCTTTGGCGCCGATATATAGCATCACATGACCTTTGCGCCACAGCAGGCTCAGATAAGGGACTCCTTTGGCCAGGATGATTTTTTCCTTTTCTTCAGACGGGAGACCCTGCAAATTGATAGTGGCGCCGGCTTCCTTTACCTGGTCTTCCGAATGCCGGGGCAGCCAGATGCCGAAAACGGCAAAGAAATCGCGGGTCATGGAAGAACAATCGCGGTTGCCGTAAAGTCCTCCCCAGCCATAAGGTTCGCCGATCATTTCATTGGCTATCTTTGCCGCGTTTACCAAATTGAAGCGCAACGGCTTTGCCGCCGCCGCTTCGGCCGGGATAAAACCGCGCCGAATCACCGCCCGCCGTTTTTGATCAGCCACGGCGACGGACACCTGTATTTTGTCTGCCGCCGCCGCCGCCTGCGGAAAAATATGTCCTACCGACGCCCGTACGAGGAATCCACCGTTTTCATCCAGAACGGATGTCTGATCGCGGAGGATCACCGCATAGCGTCCCGATTCCCAGTCTTTGACAAATTCGTCGTCCACGGAAGCGAAATCTTCAACCGGAATCCAGCCATAAGTAAAAGAAGTTTCCACCAGCGCCCAGGATTTGTCGGCACTGAGATGACAGATAAAAACCGGCGTGTTGGCGGGTGCGGAAGATCGCTGCAAATTATCGAACGGCCATGCGGAGCCGTCGCCGTCCGGGGTGTTAAAGTGAGGCGAATTGGTGGGCAGTTCCCTCAGGCTTGTGTTTCGGGTTGTTATGCCGCGGGACAGCGCGTTTGGGAAGTTTTTAAGCGATGCGTTGTTTTGAAGTTTTTTCAGCCAGGACGGGGAATGGCGTTTTTTGTTTTCACCATAGCCGGGTTTGTGGGCATATTTTTTGAAATCCTTCTGGACTCTGTCCGGCAGGGCATGGAAAGGGCTGTTCTGGTGCCATACGGAAAAGTAGATGATGTTGTAATCTTCGTCCATCCGGGCCTGACTTGCGTGAGGCAGCGGCTCTTCGCTTCCGGTGATATCGGTGAAATATGAGGCATGATCCTGCCGCAATTCCCGGACGTCCCGAATGGTGTCCGGTACGGCAACACAACCTGATAAAATAAAAAATAAAATGACGGCCAGACGACCAATTTTTTTCATAAAGATTTCCTTATTTAGATTCTCACTCTATATAAACTTTTTTTATGCTTGAGGCAAGATAAACGGTTTATGAAAGACATCATCATTTTCTTTTGCATTATTAGTGATTTCGTGTAAATTATGGCACGAAGTCTTGGCATTTAATAAATTTGTAGTATAAGAAAAGGAAGACTGCTATAAACAACTAAACATTCCACATTCATGAAAGGAGCTGGACGATGGTCCCCATTACCAAGCTTAAGGAATTTGCGTTTTTTAAGGGATTTAGTGATGTGCAACTGAAAAAACTAGCCGCTCTGGCCAAAGAGGAAACTTATCAGGCCGGAACGCAGCTTTATGCCAACGGCGACAAGGCTCGCAGCCTTTACCTGATTCAGGGAGGGAAAGTGGCCCTTTTTATGGATAATTATATGGGGCCGGGTAAACCGCCGATGCAGGTGACGGTCGATATGATTACCAGGGGAGAAACCATGGGCTGGTCGGCTGTGGTTGAACCGTTTATCTATACCCTGAGCGCCCGCTGCCTCGAGGATGCAAAGCTGATTGCCATCGATTCCCTTAAGCTGCGGGGACTGATGAAAAAAGACAACGCCCTGGGGTTCAAAATCATGCAGTCCACCGCCAAGGTGATTTCAACGCGTTTGACCCATACCCGGATCATTCTGGTTGGTGAGCGTGGTTTGTCCACACTGACCGAGTATTAATTTAAAAGGAGATAACCATGCACGATTTTGTTCCCAAAAAGATATTTTTCACCAAAGGAGTAGGCACGCACAAGGATGAGTTGCACTCCTTTGAGCGTGCCTTACGCAATGCCGGTATCGAGAAATGTAATCTGGTTCAGGTATCCAGCATCTTTCCGCCCCGCTGTAAAATGATTCCCAAATCGCAGGGACTCAAGCATCTTGTCCCCGGCGCCATTACGTATTGCGTGATGAGCCGGTGCTGCAGCAATGAACCCAAACGGCTTCTGGCCGCGTCGGTCGGTTGCGCGATTCCCGCGGATAAGACATCCTACGGCTATATCAGTGAACATCACGCCTTTGGCCTTACCGAAAAACAAACCGGCGATCATGCCGAAGATCTGGCCGCGGCGATGCTCGCGTCCACTCTGGGTATTGATTTTAATGTGGATGAAAGCTGGGATGAGAAAAAAGAAATTTTCAAGATCAGCGGTAAGATCGTCCGGACGCTGAATGTCACCCAGTCAAAAATATGCATGGATAATAATTATACGACTGTAGTTGCCGCCGCTGTTTTCGTTTTTTAACGGGTAGCCGGCCAGGACGGCAACCGTCTTTATGTTTATAAAATAAACGGTAAAGAAGTTGTTTGAGAAGGAGGGAAGGAATGGCTGAACAGACAAAAATTATGGATCAGGCAGTTCACGCAATGACGGATAAAGAAGGCAAATATCTGACTTTCAATCTCGCAGGAGAAGAATACGGCATCGGTATCCTGAAGGTGAAGGAAATTATCGGAATCATGCCGATTACCATTGTTCCGCAGACGCCTAAATACATCAAGGGCGTTATCAATCTGCGAGGCAAAGTGATTCCCGTGATTGATCTCCGGCTGAAATTTTCGATAGCCGCCGCTGAATTTACGGAAAGAACCTGCATTATCGTGGTCGAGATCGCGGCCGCAGGCCGGACGATTTTGATGGGCATTGTGGTGGATTCCGTATCGGAAGTGCTCAATATCAAAGGCGCGGATATCGAAGCGACGCCCTCTTTCGGCACCAAACTCAATACCGAATACATTCTGGGTATGGCCAAAGCAGCCGGGTCCATTAAAATCCTGCTGGATATCGATAGAATCCTGTCCATTGAAGAGTTGCAGGCTGCAGACAACGTTGCTTCCTGAGCAGGCGAACCCGGTGTGACGCACACCGGTGTTATGCGAAGCAGATATTGTTCGATTATGAAAAAGGAAATCCCTGAGTTAAAGACGCAAGACGTAGGCGGCGCCGGGTTACCCTATCTTTATTACGAGGGCGGCCCCCGTCCGATTCTTTTTGCGCATGCCACCGGCTTTCTGCCGTGGCTCTGGCACCCGGTTATTGAAGAATTTATTCCCGACTATTCAGCCTGGGCGCCTTACATTTGCGATTATCGTTCGTGTAATCCGCACGAAGGAGGGCTAAGCTGGAATGTGATCGCCGAGGATCTTGCCGTTTTTTGCCGCGCCCAGAAAATTGAAAAACCCATACTGGTCGGGCATTCGATGGGGGCAACGGTGTTGACGATTGCCGCCGCCGCGTATGGCCTCATCCCCCGTGGCATGGTTCTTATCGAGCCGATTTTTCTCCCCGATGAATTTTATAAAATGACCCCCAGCGTCGAAGATCATCCCCTGGCTTCCAAATCAATTAAAAGACTCAACCACTGGCAAAGCGAAGATGAAGCGATGTCGTATTTGAAATCACGATCACTTTTTTCAGATTGGGATGAAGGCGTCCTGCAGTTATACAGGCAGTACGGTATGGAAAAACTGCCGGAGGGGGACATGCAGCTTGCCTGCACACCGGAAAGTGAGGCCGCCATGTTTATGGGTGGCTGGAGCAGGGACCCCTGGCCGCTTCTTTCCAGGATCGAATGTCCCGTACTGGTTCTGGAGGGCACTAAAAGTCCCAACGTCGGCCTGGTGGATATACAAAGAGCCGTTTCGCTTTTGCCGCAGGGGCAATACGGATCGGTCGTCGGGGCCGGTCATTTGATCCCCATGCAAAGACCGGCGGAAATTGCCGGGATCGTTAAAGACTTCATCGCGAATCTTGTCTGAAAATAATAGCGGGGAGATTTGATCATGCCGAATCCTGACATCATTGCTTTTTGTAACCAGAAAGGAGGCGTCGGCAAGACGACTTCCGCGCTCAATGTTGCCGTCGGGCTGACCTTGCTTAAGAAAAAAGTTCTGGTGATCGATTTTGATCCGCAGGCGCATCTGACTTATTCTCTGGGCCTGAACGCCCATGATTTGAAGGGCACGATGTATTCGGTCATGAAAGGGACAACGCCTTTTGCCGACGCGATCATGGATATCAAAGGCATGAAAGTATTACCCGCTAATCTCGATCTGGCGTTAATGGAGACGGAAACAACCGCGCTCCACGGAAAGGAAACGATTCTGAAAAACAGGTTGTCGGCGGTTTCCGATGTTCAATACGTTATCATTGACTGCCCGCCGGCATCGGGGCTGCTGACCATCAACGCGCTGGTTGCCTGCCGGGAAGTCTATATTCCGCTGCAGATGGAGTTTCTGGCGCTGAAAGGTATGAGCCGGCTTTTAACGCTGATCGAGGAAGTCAAAAAGAAATTCAATAAAAACGAGCCTGCCTATCAGATCATCCCCACGCGCTACGACGCGCGAAAAAGGCTCAATAACGCCATCATGGATAAGGTTCGCGAACGGTTCGGCGCGCGGGTCTTCAATGCCGTCATCCGCGAAAACATTGCAGTGGCCGAAGCGCCCAGTTTCGGCCAATCCATTTTTGAATACGCTCCCAAAAGCCACGGCGCCGAGGACTATCTTGCCTTGTGTAAGGAAATCATCCGCAAAAAGCCGGCCGGTTAAGATTTTTGCTGCCCGTGCTTCAGCAATTCATTAACGAACAGACGCCCGGTTGATTGGCGCAAAGAAGAAACACAGACGACAAAATCAAGTATGCTGACTATTAAACTAAGGGAAACAATCATGGAAAAGTTATTTCGTGCTTGTTCC
It contains:
- a CDS encoding RNA polymerase subunit sigma-24; this translates as MSKTIEDKKMPVTDDDLEYVTACQKGDTEAFSVLVGRHSKKMLNIAYRMLGDYDEACDVTQEAFLAAFRAIGKFKEEARFSTWLYRIVVNYTKNRLKQRQSLSRHDGPSQDETADGPGNCAVCLAAASGGHPGELLERRELEAQVQKCISALAEDYREVLVMRDIQGFSYEEIQDVLRIPDGTVKSRLSRARMAMKDCLKKIMGDL
- a CDS encoding chemotaxis protein CheW, which produces MAEQTKIMDQAVHAMTDKEGKYLTFNLAGEEYGIGILKVKEIIGIMPITIVPQTPKYIKGVINLRGKVIPVIDLRLKFSIAAAEFTERTCIIVVEIAAAGRTILMGIVVDSVSEVLNIKGADIEATPSFGTKLNTEYILGMAKAAGSIKILLDIDRILSIEELQAADNVAS
- a CDS encoding alpha/beta hydrolase — protein: MRSRYCSIMKKEIPELKTQDVGGAGLPYLYYEGGPRPILFAHATGFLPWLWHPVIEEFIPDYSAWAPYICDYRSCNPHEGGLSWNVIAEDLAVFCRAQKIEKPILVGHSMGATVLTIAAAAYGLIPRGMVLIEPIFLPDEFYKMTPSVEDHPLASKSIKRLNHWQSEDEAMSYLKSRSLFSDWDEGVLQLYRQYGMEKLPEGDMQLACTPESEAAMFMGGWSRDPWPLLSRIECPVLVLEGTKSPNVGLVDIQRAVSLLPQGQYGSVVGAGHLIPMQRPAEIAGIVKDFIANLV
- a CDS encoding arginine decarboxylase, pyruvoyl-dependent → MHDFVPKKIFFTKGVGTHKDELHSFERALRNAGIEKCNLVQVSSIFPPRCKMIPKSQGLKHLVPGAITYCVMSRCCSNEPKRLLAASVGCAIPADKTSYGYISEHHAFGLTEKQTGDHAEDLAAAMLASTLGIDFNVDESWDEKKEIFKISGKIVRTLNVTQSKICMDNNYTTVVAAAVFVF
- a CDS encoding chromosome partitioning protein ParA translates to MPNPDIIAFCNQKGGVGKTTSALNVAVGLTLLKKKVLVIDFDPQAHLTYSLGLNAHDLKGTMYSVMKGTTPFADAIMDIKGMKVLPANLDLALMETETTALHGKETILKNRLSAVSDVQYVIIDCPPASGLLTINALVACREVYIPLQMEFLALKGMSRLLTLIEEVKKKFNKNEPAYQIIPTRYDARKRLNNAIMDKVRERFGARVFNAVIRENIAVAEAPSFGQSIFEYAPKSHGAEDYLALCKEIIRKKPAG
- the truA gene encoding tRNA pseudouridine(38-40) synthase TruA codes for the protein MQVNKYKIVLEYDGTNYSGWQAQKNAKSIQGTLIDAAQKFLNIPSVTHAPSKAYRGKEEARSHARDRHPADKPPDAHWLDIQGAGRTDAGVHALGQVAHLECARKLNCETLRIGMNDLLPAGINLLSLENAHPRFHARHSAVSRSYLYLIAARRTAFGKKYVWWVKDKLHIGKMRQALDVFQGFHDFSSFADKRMDKDTSTQVDIESVALKEFGNLIALRVAGSHFLWKMVRRIVGMTVEAGRGNVTTRELEQMLQTFSDAPARFTAPPSGLFLEKVLYEGDKLADIQPPICLL